In Euphorbia lathyris chromosome 10, ddEupLath1.1, whole genome shotgun sequence, the DNA window taatatgtaaatggacttcCCATTTGATCCAGATTTGTAGTTTTCCCTTTTATATATTATCCCTAATTAAAATTCAGCGACCATAATGTTAGATAATGTAAAGTTAAATGACATTTATGTTCCGTTAGGAAGTTAGTGGGtataagtgtaatttaccctctcACACCAAAACgtagaaattagaaattgggaaaaaaaaaacacaatttacTGACAGAACTGAACGCGAACTTACACTTCCCATTTTCACAGGGAAATCGAAGCAATGGGACGAAGAATGGAATGGGCAGGAAGATCAAGCCACATGAGAGGAATTCCAAGGAAGATAGCAATCATGGCTGTAGGGACATTTTCAAAAGCAGTAGCCAATCTTCTCAACACTACTTCTGTTCATAATGCCGATACACTTCTTCGTCTTGTCCGATCTCGACCCCCTGGGGTACCTCTTATCACTGTTAGCAATCACATGTCCACGTAACACAGTTcatgttctttcttttcttctcggctttttatgtatatataaattcTTATCTGATTCTGATTTTTATAGGTTGGATGATCCAGTTATGTGGGGTTTCGATGGTTTCCCTTCCGGTGATTCGAATTTAGCTCGATGGGTGCTCGCTGCTGAAGACATTTGTTTCAAAAATCCTCTGCTCTCTTATTTTTTCCGCCTCGGTATTTTTCTTCATCGATAAGGAGTACAACTTTGTTAGTTTGAGAATTATTGTTGTTTTGTTGCTCTAGAAGGCGATTCTATAGTTTTTCTGATATGTTATTAGGTCTGTGAATGTCTGGTTAACCTAGCAGACTGCTTCAGTTGTAAATTGATTATTTAAATTTGTGTTCATCAAACTTCTTGCCAGTCTTTGTTTGCACAATAGACTAATTAGGCATGtcgaagttttttttttcacgttttatctTATGCTGTGCTTGGGAATATAGTAAAGGTCTCAAGCTATGTTGCACAAAAATGGAAACTGATACCGATACCGGGAACtttatttctaagaaaatttATCTAGGAAATGATAATGGCAACGGACATGAAACGCGGAAACTCTAATAAAGAAGAGTTCTGTGCAACATAGGTCTCAAGTTGTGGAAGAGAAAATGCGTGGAATTACCTGTAATAGGAATGCTAATAGTTggagctatgttgcacggacactcTTCTTTAATAGTGTTTCCGTGTCCATATCGGTTTTTGGCAGGGGAAGACTTGCCCCCAGTACagccttgtggtgggacccctcacTGGACCCTTGCTTAGCAGGGACACGTAATGCACCAGGCCGCCCTTTTATGTTTTAGAAACAATGTTTCCGGTATCCGTATCCGTTTCCATGCAATATAGGTTGGAAGACATTTTTTTTAGCTGTGAGACGTGTATATCATTATGCCATTATCTACGGGGGAGTTGGTGTCTCAGAAAGATGCTTTTTTCGTAGTTAATGGGAGATTGCTGGGGTGCTTTTAAATGTAATGTATTCATGATGTGAATATTAGGAAGTTGAATAAAGTGATAGAATTTCGATACAATTCTTACTTATTATATCATTTGGAAGCTTTCAAGCTTAGCAAAATAGGCTAGTctcttttttttgtcaaaatttcACCCTATTCTGAAATTTTCCATTCGTGAATTATCCACGGAGGTTACTGTCTCCCATTTTCTTTTTTGAAGTTGTTTGGAGATTGTTCTGCTTTGCTGTTTAGCAGCAGTTATAAGAGTTATACTATGGCTAATATGGTGTTTCTTGGAAACATACTCAATAATCTTAAGTGGTCTATGCTTCTGAACTTCTAAATTTTGCAGGCAAATGCATACCTATTACTCGTGGTGGAGGAATTTATCAAGAACACATGAATGAAGCACTTGAACGCTTGAGTGACGGAGCATGGGTATTTACCTTAACTGTTGTACCATCATTCTTTGCTTGATTGAACCAGACTTGTTATATGGAGTTTTTTGTTGGCATAGATACTCTAATCCATGTTTGCCTTGATGGTTaattttatgcatttttttttgtttccttTTCGTTATCTTAATGAGCTCCTTAATCCAAATGTCAGCATAATTGATTACTGATGCACGGAAAGAATCTAAGTCTATCAATTAATACTCTCTATTAAGAGTTTGCTGAGGATCCTTAAATTTTGGAACTTGCAGCTGTACTTTGTTCTACTtgctaatttttcatttttattcttAAATTGAGATTTCTTTGTCATATCAGAAATAAAATTTCTTAGCTTCATCTGCATGCCTCCTTTTCATGTTGATTTGGTCACAATATAATAACGAAAGATTTTTCATGTACATCTATTTAGGAAAAATGTCAAGATTGTACAAGAACCAGTGAAGTTTTTTTCATGCAGATTGATTTACTTAGAGATAAACTACTGTAAAATCAATGGGGTTTCAAATACAGAGAATGAGCTGTAGTCTGTCGACTTGTCTGATTAGGTAGATCACTGAAGTTGGATTTCTCTGATTGATATTTGTATTGTTTGTTAAAATGAATCTATAATGTACTTTTCAATTGCCTCTTTTCCTTTGTTTTATGTgtctttatttatttgttttgtaaACATAGTTGTTACAGGCACGCCTTGCGCAAGGCTCAAGGTAGTGAGCCTTGATTGCACAAGGCGAGGCGCAGTTTAAAAGGCTCTCGCCTTGTGCACCTCGCCTGGGCAGCAGAGCCCGAGTCAGGGCTGCCTCAGTAACATATACTGTTTTCgctaggtttttttttttttttactgttttgtgTAAAACAAATGGTtgattaatctcaaccactaatctcatttaaataaacttaatctTAACGCTTGATCTAAATAAGAATATCAAGAGACATGAATATAGAAAGACTAGAGAGGGATTAAGAGCAGAGTCACGTAAAGAATAGTCTCCACTCAAACAGAAACTGCGACACACAGAAGAACCAGCAGAGAACGTGCAGCCTGTAATTGTAGCATTAGTTAGGTACTTAGGTTAAGTATATGTTAACTTCTCTATGAAGTGTGAACTTAACTTGGTGCTTTtgacatttattattattatgtttttatgtcgTTTTGTCTTGTTTGTATGATCATAATTGTTTTTATTTGCTTTATGCTTTAACTAGTAATAGACTATTAGTGATACTGATATCAAATATTGATATGCTTTAACTAATAGTAatagagtatatatatatatacatatatatgttacATATCAGAGAAAGAAGAAATCTACCGTTAGCAATATGGACTGCATTTAAATTACTGTCATGCCTTGAGTGTAATTCTGTTATGATGCTCTTTTGTTTGCTAGCTAGTTTGTTATGCCAGGTGGCATTCTTGTTAGTCCTTTGTAACCGTTTTGGCCTTTATAGCTGGTCATGCTCATTGAGCACATCTATCAATAGAATTATCATCCTGTTTCCTTCTaaattctcttcttcttctacccTTTTCTTCCTTAAATCCTATATCAGAATTCTGCAGAACTTAGGTTctgacattggtatcagagacgACGTCTCCTCCGGCCATTTATGGTCCACCCGTAGACGAGAGCAATTACACGAATGGAAGCCTTGGCGGAACAATTGACAGCACTCAGCGCTGAGCTGAATGAACAGAAAACGTCGACGGAGACGAAGTTGACGGAACTGAAAGCTCAGATCTCCGACGAGCAAAAAATCCAAAACCAGAGAATAGAGGCTCTGTTAACTGAGCAAACTCAGCTAAAGAAGGAACAATCGGCTATGCATCAATCCCTACTCACCTCTCATAAAAATTTGGAAACGCTCGTTCAGAAAACCATCAACGCCATTAGCAAGATGGTGGAACCTCAATCTGAATCAATTTCGATTCCGTTGAAGACCCCTGTTAACCCATTCAAAGAGAAGGATGTCTTCCTTGGTTCTAAGGGAATACTTGGGCCAACTCCGCCGGGAGGATTTGCAAGTTTCATCTCGTCGGGATACTATTCCGGTGAAAACTCAGGCAACAAGGCAGCAGTTCCGGTCAATAAGATGTTGTCGCGGTGCGAGTTACCTCCCTTTGATGGAACTGAAGCGGATCTCTGGATTAGCAAGTGCAGCAAATATTTCCAGATATTCGAGATTAGTGATGAAAAACGAGTAGACCTAGCCGGACTGTTTATGCAGGGACGAGCCGAGAAGTGGTACAGGAACTGGAAACCCAGTCATATGGCGGCGACTTGGCCTGAATTCGTTGATGAGCTGAACAAACAGTTTCTGGACACCGTAGTTCGTGACGCCGTAGAACAATTACTTAAGCTGCGACAGGTCACTACGGTGGAAGCATTTCAGGATCAGTTCGAAGAGATGAAGCTTCGCCTGGAGAAATCTTATCCCACCATTGATGAAGATTTTTATTGTAAAGGATTCATAGCTGGACTGAAACCAGAATTACAGACTTCAGTGAGATCATTCAAACCTGTATCCTTATACGATGCCATTCAACAAGCCAAATTCCAGGAATTGCATGTTCAGGCCATGATGGAGGCCTTAAAACCTAAACCTACCTTTCGATCGCCCTTACCAAACAAATCCTGGACACCCACTACCCTACTAAACCAAATACAAACCCAACACCTTCACACAAATTGCCTGAACCCAATCAACCAGTCACTACTCACCCTGCACCTATGAAAAGAACTCCTGGAGTTTGCTGGCGTTGTGGAGACAAATTTTTCCCAGGCCATACTTGCACAACTAAGAAGTTACAGGCCATGGAAGCACTGGAAGAAGAACCTGAGCCAACCACTGAGGAAATACAGGAAGAAGAAGCTCTATCCCCACCTTCTCCCGCGGAAGAGCAAATTACCCTGTCTATTCATGCTCTTACTGGTGGTAGAACCAGTGGAACCTTGAAACTGAAAGGAACTATGCAGAAGAAGATTATTCACATCTTGATAGACAGTGGCAACACCCACAGCTTTGTGGACGAACACTTTGCAAAGGAAGTTAAGCTACCATTGATCAAGGTCAAGCCTGCAGCGGTCACCATTGCAGATGGGAGACAGCTTACAGTCCAATACAAATGCCATGACTGTTCATGGACAATGCATCATACCAGGTTCCAATTTACTTTAAGAGTACTCGAGCTAGGGGAATATGATTTAATTTTGGGGGCTGATTGGATGAGAGCTCACACACCTGTGGCATTTGATTTTGATAACAATAGATTACTTGTGTGCAAAGATAAGAAGGAAGTAGAACTTAAGGGCATTGCGGTTGAGGACATGTCCATTAAACAGATGACACTTAAGTCAGTAAACAAACTTCTCACCAAAGGTTGGAGAGGTGTAGCTTCCTCTCTATTCCTATTGCAACTCAGTGAGGACACAGAACCCCAAAACATCACCAAACAACCTGATTTCTTACCACCTGCACCACCACCTTACACACCATTACTACATCAGTACAAAGCCTTGTTTCTAAACCCTACAGCCTTACCTCCACCAAGGTCACATGACCATTCCATACCTCTTAAAACCATTGAACCAATCAATTACAGGCCCTACAGGTACTCCTTTCATCAAAAGAATGAAATAGAGAGGTTAATAGCTGAAATGCTTACCTCTGGAGTCATTCAGCCTAGTACAAGCCCGTATGCCTCCCCTGTTTTACTTGTTAAGAAAAAAGATGGGTCTTGGAGATTCTGTGTTGATTATAGAGAGCTTGATAAACACACTATCAAGGACAAATTCCCCATTCCTGTGATTCAGGAACTTATTGATGAACTACAAGGGGCCACAGTGTTCACTAAGCTTGATCTTCGTTCTGGTTACCACCAGATTCGTATGCGCCAAGAAGATGTTTCCAAAACAGCTTTCAAAACCCATTCAGGACACTGAGTTCCtggtgatgccctttgggctcACAAATGCACCAGCTACCTTTCAATCACTAATGAACCAAATATTTCAGCCTTATTTACGCAGGTTTATATTGGTCTTttttgatgatattctcatcTATAGCAAGACAGAAGCAGAACATCTTCAGCACTTGGAGCTCACATTTCAATTGCTAGCTCAGCATCAACTCTTTGCTAAAGGTTCTAAGTGTGATATAGCTGTATCTTCAGTTTCCTACCTAGGCCACATTATTTCTGCTGCAGGGGTATCAACAGATCCAGCTAAAATTGTGGCAATGACGGAATGGCCAGTTCCAACTACTCTCAAGAGTCTTAGAGGGTTCCTGGGACTCACTGGTTACTACAGACGCTTCATAAAAGGGTATGGCCTCATTAGTAAACCTTTAACTGACCTGTTAAAGAAAGATCAATTCCACTGGTCCACTTCTGCTACAGAGGCATTTCTAGCCCTTAAAAAGCTCATGTCACAAGCACCTGTATTAGCCCTTCCGGATTTCTCTAAGCCATTTGTGCTTGAGTGTGATGCAAGCGGTTTAGGGATAGGCGCAGTGCTCATGCAGCAAGGCCGACCCATTTGCTTCCTATCTAAAAGTCTCAGCCCTCGCCACCAATCCCTTTCGGCATACGAGAGAGAATTACTGGCCATAATCCAAGCTTGCACAACTTGGCGTCACTACTTGGAATCTACCCCAGTTATCATAAAGACCGATCACGAGAGCATAAAGCATCTCCTTGAGCAAAAGCTACACACCTATTTGCAGCAAAAAGGAATATCCAAATTGCTTGGGTTGGATTATACAATTCAATACAAACGGGGACAGGACAACAAAGTTGCTGATGCATTCTCTAGGCAGATGGAAGACAACATGACCCTACAGGCCATCAGTTTAGTCATTCCCACTTGGATGGAGGAGGTCCAAGCGTCTTATGAGAATGATACAGCAGCCCAGACATTGCTGCAACAGTTAATGATTCAACCTCAAGGGAAACCACACTATTCCTTATCCAAAGGCCTGCTTAAGTATCATGACAGGATCTACATTGGTGCATCCACTGAACTTCGATCAAAGCTTGTGTCTACTTGTCACAACTCTCCCATAGGAGGTCATTCCGGGGTAAAAGGCACCCTTACCAAACTCCAGCAACAATTTTATTGGCCTAAGATGAAGGCTGAAGTGCTTCAATGGATTTCAACCTGTGACACATGCTCAAGGTGTAAAGCAGATCATGCTGCCTATCTAGGCCTCTTACAACCAATTACCATTCCTCAGAATGCATGGCAAGGAATCTCTATGGATTTTATCGAAAAGTTACCTAAGTCCAGAGGGTTCGACACTATACTAGTGGTGATAGATCGTTTTACCAAGTATGGCCATTTCATTCCACTTTCTCATCCTTTTAATGCCTCACAGGTTGCTCAAGTCTTCTTAGATTCAGTTTTCAAACTTCATGGAATGCCACAGTCCATCATCTCGGATAGGGACAAGATCTTCACGGGCACTTTTTGGAAAGAGTTAATGAGGTTGCTGGGGACTCAACTGAAGTTCAGTAGTGCCTACCATCCCCAAACTGATGGTCAGACCGAGCGTTTGAACCAATGCCTAGAGGGCTATCT includes these proteins:
- the LOC136208243 gene encoding N-acylphosphatidylethanolamine synthase isoform X1 — protein: MGRRMEWAGRSSHMRGIPRKIAIMAVGTFSKAVANLLNTTSVHNADTLLRLVRSRPPGVPLITVSNHMSTLDDPVMWGFDGFPSGDSNLARWVLAAEDICFKNPLLSYFFRLGKCIPITRGGGIYQEHMNEALERLSDGAWLHTFPEGKVSQVDAPIRRLKWGTASLIVRAPITPIVLPIVHKGFEEVMPENYWFGRRPPFPLCNKKINIVIGEPIEFDLPKMRQTAISMSRNLHFSSKGWPIVSHYDLDEAAQRCFYTSISEKIQNVMERLRCLGRSFSK